The genomic DNA GTCGAGAGTGATTCTCAAAAGCACTCTCGTGTTTTTGTTCATCGCGGTTTCTTCGAGTTCTTCCGGTTGCATTTCGCCGAGACCTTTGAAGCGGGTGATTTTCACGTCTTTTTTCTTTATTTTTTTCAGAATCTCGTCTCTTTCCGCTTCGTCACTCGCATAATAACGCTCGTCTTTTCCCGCCTTGATGGAAAAAAGCGGCAATTTCACGAAATATACGCGACCTGCTTGAAGCAGCGGACGCATGTAACGGAAGAAGAACGTCAACAAAAGTGTTCGAATGTGCTCGCCATCTACATCCGCATCGGAGAGGATGACGATCTTGCCATAACGAAGTTTAGTAATATCGAAAGAAGAAACACCATTTTCCTCGCCTTCTTCACCATTACGGCTCACTATGTAATCTATTCCCGTGCCAATCGAAGAAATCAGCGCTTTGACTTCTTCGTTGTCGAGCGCTTTATCGGGTCGCGCACGTTCGACATTGAGAATCTTTCCTCGAATGGGAAGAACGGCTTGAAAACGTCTATCGCGCGCATTCTTCGCTGACCCCCCCGCAGAATCTCCTTCTACGATGAACAACTCCGTGTTTTCGGGGTTTTTATCCGTACAATCGGCGAGTTTTGCGGCGAGTCCATAACTCTCGAGGGCACTGCTACGTCGCACCGCTTCTGCAGCTTTACGAGCCGCCTCTCGAACGCGCTGCTCTTGAATTGCTTTCTCGATGATTTTTCTCGCTACGGAAGGATTTTCATCGAAAAACTCCGAAAGTCCTTCATTCACAATCGAGTTCACGATTCCTTCCACTTCGCTGTTTCCTAATTTCGTTTTCGTTTGACCTTCGAATTGAGGTCGCAGAAGTTTCACTGCGACGACCATCGTCAATCCACCGCGCACATCTTCGCCCAAAAAGTTGGGGTCTTTTTCTTTAAGGAGTCCCATTTTTCGCGCATACTGATTGATAACACGAGTCAAAGCAGTTTTCGCGCCTGTAGCGTGCGTTCCCCCTTCGACTGTATTTATGTTATTAGCGAAGGTCAAGATAGTGTCACGATAACCTGTGTTGTACTGAAGGGCGACTTCACACTCGAGGTCTTCACGCACTCGCTTGAAATAAATCACTTTATGCAAGACTTCGCTCGCCGCATTCAAATCTTCGACTAACGCTTGGATTCCTTTTTTGTAATGGAAAACTTCGTTATCTTCTGGATTCTGTTCGTTGATGAACTCAATGGTTACATTCGGATTCAAATAGGCGAGTTCTCGAATTCTGCTTTTGAAAATACGCGGATCGTATTTAATTT from Fimbriimonadales bacterium includes the following:
- a CDS encoding DNA gyrase subunit B → MAKTKQAKLKAKQTKIKPKPKPKSKTPSAKTSKPVLGNRQTKQVAKKVSASKPTSKVSIEKPTQPSLQLEDKKLEDKRVASGEAKTQPTRATRLQEKPLPPSDTIAVRVESEYTAENIQVLEGLEAVRQRPAMYIGDTSVRGLHHLFNEVLDNSIDEALAGHCDRIVCILHKDNSLTVKDNGRGIPTEIHEKYGVSALQIVMCTLHAGAKFGGGGYHVSGGLHGVGVSCVNALSEWCEVTVERNGKIYYQKYRRGVPEEPVKVIGTSKRTGTTTHWYPDPEIFGEIKYDPRIFKSRIRELAYLNPNVTIEFINEQNPEDNEVFHYKKGIQALVEDLNAASEVLHKVIYFKRVREDLECEVALQYNTGYRDTILTFANNINTVEGGTHATGAKTALTRVINQYARKMGLLKEKDPNFLGEDVRGGLTMVVAVKLLRPQFEGQTKTKLGNSEVEGIVNSIVNEGLSEFFDENPSVARKIIEKAIQEQRVREAARKAAEAVRRSSALESYGLAAKLADCTDKNPENTELFIVEGDSAGGSAKNARDRRFQAVLPIRGKILNVERARPDKALDNEEVKALISSIGTGIDYIVSRNGEEGEENGVSSFDITKLRYGKIVILSDADVDGEHIRTLLLTFFFRYMRPLLQAGRVYFVKLPLFSIKAGKDERYYASDEAERDEILKKIKKKDVKITRFKGLGEMQPEELEETAMNKNTRVLLRITLDPDDLTESETIFSHLMGDKVDQRRAFIERHAKEATDVDWHY